The following coding sequences lie in one Anatilimnocola floriformis genomic window:
- a CDS encoding M12 family metallopeptidase, whose translation MNNDEKARRLKEMLQQITGGNVESLIREPSFGFTEGLESINVANDQLLDESLRSVQKVAQDEDLSSSELFGLEAIILPRERPVVFVTGDSYGPIPTPWTHFDQQAIRKNIEAAIPSVGRIELPDNPMLPFGGTGFVVGDNLLMTNRHVGELFAVGLGLRNLAFKAGQSAAVDFKREFQSAASVNLRVREVVMIHPFWDMALLRVDGLPAGHGKLRLSIRTPEELDGREIAVIGYPAQDARNDFQLQNQIFGGVFNVKRLHPGRIRARAIINSFGNSVNAMTHDSSTLGGNSGSAVLDVMTGEIVGLHFAGIYLKANYCVPTYELARDSRVVAAGVNFVANVAATDEWLAAWRLADPESPALSPAGDPPATTPPVKVEANAPTPPTASAPTIAPITSTIVSGPLKITVTVETLAPKSTQVESIQADAVTTGLEGLQEPIIAGRLNQRKGYQPDFLGLNDDEVVPLPTLTAAGKRMAAKLDDDSVELKYHKFSVVMHKKRRLAMFTAANVDWRKSSRLIDGKKPTRNELTGLPEGTSEKWVTDPRIPEDQQLPDIFFTDDNQAWDKGHLIRREDVCWGKTLPDIRKANGDTFHTTNCSPQTAIFNRSNKGDDNWGDLENMVAKQAGSELLCIFAGPVLRADDQVFRVVDDYGEVRIQIPSSYWKIIVAKGPTGPQAFGFVLEQDLSESGLEFIVPEEWQPFTKPIAEIEAMLGGLFKLTWFKKYDQHGLEAGDAVNEGVVAGSGLESQDAPAAPRAYVETADSLSELEVAEGYIHGETFQNRLVKFSVLENRAIFEGDIDLGSLTEIAGDPESGLEGLAITGTRFRWPHRQIPYTIDPALPNQQRVTDAIDEWHNKTQIRFVARTNQADFVTFRPGGGCSAAVGRQGGQQFVTLGPNCTTGNAIHEMGHVVGLWHEQSRKDRDQFVTIDFANVQTNMAHNFLQHVTDGDDIGAYDYGSIMHYPWNAFAKNPALPTIRTPHGEPIGQRTGLSAGDIAAVAALYP comes from the coding sequence ATGAACAACGATGAAAAAGCACGCCGGTTAAAAGAAATGCTGCAACAGATCACCGGTGGGAACGTCGAGTCGCTCATTCGCGAGCCGTCGTTCGGTTTTACGGAAGGTTTGGAGTCGATCAATGTGGCGAACGACCAATTGCTGGATGAGTCGCTGCGATCGGTGCAAAAGGTGGCCCAAGATGAAGACCTTTCGAGCTCGGAACTCTTTGGGTTGGAAGCGATCATCCTGCCACGCGAACGCCCCGTGGTCTTTGTCACCGGCGACAGCTACGGCCCGATTCCGACCCCCTGGACACATTTCGATCAGCAGGCGATTCGCAAAAACATTGAAGCCGCGATTCCTTCGGTTGGGCGAATCGAGTTGCCAGACAATCCGATGCTTCCGTTCGGCGGCACGGGATTCGTGGTCGGCGACAACTTGTTGATGACCAACCGCCACGTGGGTGAGCTATTTGCCGTTGGCTTGGGCCTTCGTAATCTCGCGTTCAAGGCGGGACAGTCCGCTGCCGTCGACTTCAAACGCGAATTTCAATCGGCGGCATCCGTCAACTTGCGGGTGCGCGAAGTCGTGATGATCCACCCTTTTTGGGACATGGCGCTGCTGCGGGTGGACGGTCTCCCTGCAGGTCATGGCAAGTTGCGGCTGTCGATTCGCACACCAGAAGAACTCGATGGCCGCGAGATCGCGGTAATCGGCTATCCGGCTCAGGATGCTCGCAATGATTTTCAATTGCAGAACCAGATCTTCGGCGGCGTCTTTAATGTCAAACGTCTGCATCCCGGTAGGATTCGCGCGCGGGCGATCATCAATAGCTTTGGCAACTCCGTCAATGCAATGACGCACGATAGTTCTACGCTCGGCGGTAATTCCGGATCGGCCGTGCTCGACGTGATGACCGGGGAAATCGTCGGCCTGCACTTTGCTGGGATTTATCTAAAGGCCAATTACTGCGTGCCGACGTATGAACTCGCGCGCGACAGCCGGGTCGTTGCTGCGGGGGTAAACTTTGTGGCCAACGTTGCAGCGACGGACGAATGGCTCGCTGCCTGGCGATTGGCCGATCCTGAATCTCCTGCGTTAAGTCCCGCGGGAGATCCGCCTGCGACCACACCGCCTGTCAAAGTTGAAGCCAACGCGCCAACACCGCCTACAGCGTCGGCACCAACTATTGCGCCGATCACTTCTACCATTGTGTCCGGTCCGCTCAAAATTACGGTGACGGTCGAAACACTCGCACCCAAGAGCACCCAGGTCGAATCGATCCAGGCCGATGCAGTAACTACCGGATTGGAGGGGCTGCAGGAGCCGATCATCGCGGGGCGGTTGAATCAACGGAAGGGATATCAGCCCGATTTTCTCGGACTGAACGATGACGAAGTGGTGCCGCTCCCCACGCTCACCGCTGCCGGCAAACGGATGGCAGCGAAGCTCGACGATGATTCGGTTGAGTTGAAATATCACAAGTTTTCGGTGGTGATGCATAAGAAGCGCCGCCTGGCCATGTTCACCGCGGCCAACGTCGATTGGCGGAAGTCGTCGCGATTGATCGACGGTAAAAAACCGACTCGCAACGAACTGACTGGTTTGCCGGAAGGAACCTCGGAAAAGTGGGTGACCGATCCGCGCATTCCCGAGGATCAACAGTTGCCCGACATCTTCTTCACCGACGACAACCAGGCCTGGGACAAGGGGCATCTGATCCGCCGCGAAGATGTGTGCTGGGGCAAAACGCTGCCCGACATTCGCAAGGCCAATGGAGACACTTTTCATACGACCAATTGCTCGCCGCAAACGGCGATTTTCAATCGCAGCAACAAAGGGGACGACAATTGGGGCGATTTAGAAAACATGGTTGCAAAGCAGGCCGGCTCGGAACTGCTGTGCATTTTTGCCGGGCCTGTGCTGCGTGCGGATGATCAGGTGTTTCGCGTTGTTGATGACTACGGCGAGGTGCGAATTCAAATTCCGAGCTCCTATTGGAAGATCATTGTCGCCAAGGGCCCGACTGGTCCGCAGGCTTTTGGCTTTGTGTTGGAGCAGGATCTCTCCGAAAGCGGGCTCGAGTTTATCGTTCCCGAGGAGTGGCAACCATTCACCAAACCCATCGCCGAAATCGAAGCGATGCTGGGCGGCCTGTTCAAACTCACCTGGTTCAAAAAATACGACCAGCATGGCTTGGAGGCCGGTGACGCGGTTAATGAAGGCGTCGTCGCCGGATCGGGTTTGGAATCGCAAGACGCTCCCGCGGCGCCGCGGGCTTATGTCGAGACTGCTGACTCGCTGAGTGAACTTGAAGTTGCCGAGGGATATATTCATGGCGAGACGTTTCAAAATCGTCTCGTCAAATTCTCGGTACTCGAGAACCGTGCAATCTTCGAAGGCGATATCGATCTAGGGTCATTGACCGAGATTGCCGGCGACCCTGAGTCAGGGCTTGAAGGCCTGGCAATAACCGGCACGCGGTTCCGCTGGCCGCATCGGCAGATTCCCTACACCATTGATCCGGCGCTTCCCAACCAGCAACGCGTGACGGATGCGATTGACGAGTGGCACAACAAAACTCAAATTCGGTTTGTGGCGAGGACCAATCAAGCCGACTTCGTCACCTTCCGCCCTGGTGGCGGCTGCTCAGCTGCCGTTGGTCGCCAGGGTGGGCAGCAATTTGTCACGCTCGGCCCAAATTGCACGACAGGCAACGCCATTCACGAAATGGGGCATGTTGTCGGGCTCTGGCACGAACAAAGCCGCAAAGATCGCGATCAATTTGTGACCATCGATTTTGCCAACGTGCAAACCAACATGGCTCACAATTTTCTGCAGCACGTTACCGATGGCGATGACATCGGTGCCTACGACTACGGCTCGATCATGCATTATCCATGGAACGCCTTTGCCAAGAATCCCGCGTTGCCAACAATCAGAACTCCCCATGGTGAACCGATTGGGCAACGCACCGGCTTGAGCGCTGGAGACATCGCTGCCGTCGCAGCCTTGTACCCGTAG
- a CDS encoding arylsulfatase has protein sequence MLILADDLGYSDLGCYGSEIATPNLDGLAKGGLRYTNFYNTARCWPTRAAVMTGYYPQQVRRDTVAGVKSGSQGTRPEWARLFSQQLREQNYRNYHSGKWHIDGRPLAQGFDHSYDLGGISQSNYFKTGSVTDDEKPVPQSEGYYSTIGVADHAVRCLQEHAEKFADRPFFHYLCFTAPHFPLHALPEDIKKYEGKYTAGWNEIQQRRFAKQQELGFPAAELPPMERDVGPPYPFPAAMEKLGPGEVNRPLPWSELTPEQQAFQAQKMAIHAAMVDRMDQEIGKVLAQLKAMNAFENTLIFFHSDNGASAEIMVRGDGHDPSAPLGSAATYPCLGPGWSSCANTPFRRHKTWVHEGGISTPLIVHWPQGIAAKGEFRHTPGHVIDLSQTILSVSTSDTAATKITADHPASPGRSLVPSFAKDTHLNRDALWFLHEDNRAIRQGIWKLVAAKGNEWSLYDLSKDRGETHNLAAEHPDKVKELAAEWDRRAREYSATALKDAPPADLKKK, from the coding sequence GTGCTTATACTCGCCGATGACTTGGGTTATTCCGATCTCGGCTGTTATGGCTCGGAGATTGCCACGCCCAATTTAGATGGGCTGGCGAAAGGTGGGTTGCGGTATACCAACTTTTACAACACGGCTCGCTGCTGGCCGACCCGCGCGGCGGTCATGACCGGTTATTATCCGCAGCAGGTCCGCCGCGATACCGTCGCCGGCGTAAAGAGCGGCAGCCAGGGAACAAGGCCGGAGTGGGCGCGACTGTTTTCGCAACAACTGCGCGAGCAGAACTATCGCAACTATCACAGCGGCAAGTGGCACATCGATGGCAGGCCGCTGGCCCAGGGCTTTGATCACTCCTACGACCTCGGCGGCATCAGCCAGAGCAACTACTTCAAAACGGGGAGCGTGACCGACGACGAAAAACCGGTGCCGCAGAGCGAAGGCTATTACTCGACCATCGGCGTCGCCGATCACGCCGTTCGCTGCTTGCAGGAACATGCCGAGAAATTTGCCGATCGGCCCTTCTTTCATTATCTCTGCTTCACGGCGCCCCACTTCCCGCTGCATGCGCTGCCAGAGGACATCAAGAAGTACGAAGGGAAATACACGGCCGGCTGGAATGAAATTCAGCAGCGGCGATTTGCCAAACAACAGGAGTTGGGCTTTCCCGCGGCGGAGCTGCCGCCGATGGAACGCGACGTCGGCCCGCCTTATCCCTTTCCAGCCGCGATGGAGAAACTTGGGCCCGGCGAAGTGAATCGGCCGTTGCCTTGGTCGGAACTCACACCCGAGCAACAAGCTTTTCAAGCGCAGAAGATGGCCATTCATGCTGCGATGGTCGACCGCATGGATCAGGAGATCGGCAAAGTCCTGGCCCAACTCAAAGCGATGAACGCGTTCGAAAACACGCTCATCTTTTTCCACTCCGACAACGGCGCGAGTGCCGAGATCATGGTCCGCGGCGATGGGCACGATCCTTCCGCGCCCCTCGGTTCGGCAGCAACCTATCCCTGCCTCGGCCCAGGTTGGTCGAGCTGTGCCAACACTCCTTTCCGCCGCCACAAAACTTGGGTTCACGAGGGAGGCATCTCGACGCCCCTCATCGTTCATTGGCCCCAAGGCATCGCCGCGAAAGGCGAGTTCCGCCACACTCCCGGCCATGTCATCGATCTATCACAGACGATTCTGAGCGTCTCAACTTCAGATACGGCAGCCACCAAAATCACGGCAGATCATCCGGCGTCTCCTGGCCGCAGCTTGGTTCCTTCGTTCGCCAAAGACACCCACCTGAACCGCGATGCTCTCTGGTTTCTGCACGAAGACAACCGCGCGATCCGGCAAGGAATCTGGAAACTCGTTGCCGCCAAGGGAAACGAGTGGTCGCTGTACGATCTGTCGAAAGATCGAGGTGAAACCCACAACCTCGCCGCGGAACATCCCGACAAAGTCAAAGAGCTCGCCGCCGAGTGGGACCGCCGCGCACGCGAGTATTCTGCCACCGCCCTGAAAGACGCGCCGCCGGCTGATCTGAAGAAGAAGTAG
- a CDS encoding DUF1559 domain-containing protein, with product MRRLSPGLRMRVRHVAAFTLVELLVVIAIIGVLVALLLPAVQAAREAARRTQCLNHLKQIAISMHNHVDALGGLPPANPGVSPYWGQGSWMVPVMPYTEASNLAAIYYDYGVANGRNYYHADNIAGASGKEIKFYLCPSDIKNKKGWPGGTSNVSYHNYIVNFGNTSVDESANWTTATYGTYTFKGAPFVSGKPPRLALITDGLSSTLMVSELVIGQRNDLRGNTWWGPGSGFSVMLKPNDTSPDLSWSGSDWCDAVRPNPPCAFRTNGYVFGARSRHPAGVNAALCDGSVRFITNNINATTWHDLGTSYGNEVIGDY from the coding sequence ATGCGGCGCCTCTCTCCTGGCTTGCGCATGCGCGTCCGGCATGTTGCTGCCTTCACGTTGGTCGAGCTTCTCGTTGTCATTGCGATCATTGGCGTATTGGTCGCGCTCTTGCTTCCTGCCGTGCAAGCGGCGCGCGAAGCAGCGCGGCGAACGCAGTGCTTGAATCATCTCAAGCAGATCGCCATCTCGATGCACAACCACGTCGACGCGCTCGGCGGTCTGCCTCCCGCCAATCCGGGTGTATCTCCTTATTGGGGGCAAGGCTCGTGGATGGTTCCCGTCATGCCGTACACCGAAGCCTCGAACCTCGCGGCTATTTATTACGACTACGGCGTGGCCAACGGCCGCAACTACTACCATGCCGACAACATCGCGGGGGCATCGGGCAAGGAGATCAAGTTCTATCTCTGCCCGAGCGATATCAAGAATAAGAAGGGTTGGCCGGGCGGCACGAGCAATGTTTCCTATCACAACTACATCGTCAATTTCGGCAACACCTCGGTCGACGAATCCGCCAACTGGACGACGGCGACCTACGGCACTTACACCTTCAAAGGCGCTCCCTTCGTCTCGGGCAAGCCGCCACGCCTGGCTCTGATCACCGATGGGTTGAGCTCCACGCTGATGGTTTCGGAATTGGTGATCGGTCAGCGAAACGATCTGCGCGGCAACACTTGGTGGGGTCCGGGTAGCGGCTTCTCCGTAATGCTCAAGCCCAATGACACCAGCCCCGATCTCTCGTGGAGCGGCTCGGATTGGTGCGATGCAGTCAGGCCGAACCCGCCGTGCGCCTTCCGCACCAATGGTTATGTCTTCGGTGCTCGCAGCCGCCATCCCGCCGGTGTGAACGCTGCGCTCTGCGATGGCAGCGTCCGCTTCATCACCAACAACATCAACGCCACCACCTGGCACGACCTCGGCACCAGCTACGGCAACGAAGTTATCGGCGATTACTAA
- a CDS encoding serine/threonine protein kinase gives MQWSVDEWLEQLTASGLRTREGWEELLATIEPAVRANADALARELVRLEALTPYQLQELRAGRGGRLRLGNYLLLDELGQGGMGTVYKAQHRRMERLVALKIVSPAAFDTPGASPGVAGVAERFQREVKAAARLSHPNIVTAYDADEADGQHFLVMEYIAGDNLAHVVRQRGPLSVPQALHVIGQVARGLEYAHDQGVIHRDIKPANLLVDDRGVVKILDMGLARLESLGAEQASLTGTGQIMGTADYMSPEQALNTRKADHRTDIYSLGITLWYLLTGTTAYGGETVMERIMAHQTAPLPSLRSLRPEVPAELEQVFQRMIAKNPADRFASMTDVVAALERCGSDLAPAADLLLPGDDTRLITTGTSAGTLMTSTRVTPAPAVSITKTAIVADVQPTIALMTQPATPTPVSAGSSFALVRWIAIALGLAVLLPVGYFAWTANREPEKVPQRETEPTPAVVVPVVTLEDRLFSPEYEWTEPVNLGPAINTAARETCPRFTDDELTLIFERGGRLVQSRRANLDTPYDEPQELIGGVNELPEMRAGFGLSGDGLVLAVCARQEGNYDLFLATRAAVTEPFGPPRKLPAPVNTPDWEIVAMLSGDGLTLFASSNRGNRKGQAQVHQFTRASREDEFQGGEKLNDNVNDGGMTVAEWLSPDSLVLASTQMIQTPFPTRLHRRESVDKEFGPAISFGGPFEKVQPSSPWISPTGERLYFHARNLPESRGDLDLWMSRRVLKSSEANTNSATNNSAP, from the coding sequence ATGCAATGGTCCGTTGACGAATGGTTGGAACAACTCACCGCGAGTGGGTTGCGCACGCGCGAAGGCTGGGAAGAATTGCTGGCCACGATTGAGCCGGCCGTGCGCGCGAATGCGGATGCACTTGCGCGCGAATTGGTGCGACTCGAAGCACTGACACCCTATCAGCTGCAGGAACTGCGGGCGGGGCGTGGTGGTCGGCTGCGGCTGGGAAATTATTTGCTGCTGGATGAACTGGGCCAGGGGGGAATGGGGACGGTTTACAAAGCCCAGCATCGCCGCATGGAAAGGTTGGTGGCGCTGAAGATTGTATCGCCGGCGGCGTTCGACACGCCGGGCGCATCGCCAGGAGTAGCCGGAGTCGCTGAGCGGTTTCAACGCGAAGTGAAGGCGGCGGCGCGGTTGTCGCATCCGAATATCGTCACGGCATACGATGCCGATGAAGCCGATGGTCAACATTTTTTGGTGATGGAGTACATCGCCGGCGACAACCTCGCCCACGTGGTGCGGCAGCGCGGGCCGTTGTCGGTGCCGCAGGCGCTGCACGTGATTGGGCAGGTCGCGCGGGGCTTGGAATATGCTCACGATCAGGGTGTGATTCATCGCGACATCAAGCCGGCGAATCTGCTGGTCGATGACCGCGGCGTGGTGAAGATTCTCGACATGGGCCTGGCTCGGTTGGAGTCTTTGGGTGCTGAGCAGGCATCGCTCACGGGCACGGGACAGATCATGGGGACGGCGGATTACATGTCCCCCGAGCAGGCGCTGAACACGCGCAAAGCCGATCATCGGACCGACATTTATTCCCTGGGCATCACGCTCTGGTATCTGCTCACTGGCACGACGGCGTATGGCGGCGAAACCGTGATGGAGCGGATCATGGCGCATCAAACGGCGCCGCTTCCTTCGCTTCGGTCGCTACGGCCAGAGGTGCCTGCTGAACTCGAACAAGTATTTCAGCGGATGATTGCCAAGAATCCCGCCGATCGGTTTGCCTCGATGACCGATGTGGTGGCTGCGCTGGAACGCTGCGGCAGCGACCTGGCACCGGCTGCGGACTTGCTCTTGCCGGGCGATGATACGCGGCTGATCACGACTGGCACCTCGGCGGGAACGCTGATGACCTCGACCCGGGTCACGCCGGCGCCGGCGGTGTCGATCACGAAGACGGCCATCGTTGCCGATGTGCAGCCAACGATTGCGTTGATGACTCAGCCGGCAACCCCGACACCGGTGTCAGCAGGATCAAGCTTCGCGCTCGTACGCTGGATCGCCATCGCGCTCGGCTTGGCAGTGTTGTTGCCGGTTGGTTACTTCGCCTGGACTGCCAATCGTGAGCCCGAGAAAGTTCCGCAGCGAGAAACGGAACCGACTCCGGCGGTCGTAGTGCCCGTCGTTACACTTGAGGATCGGTTGTTTTCCCCGGAGTATGAATGGACCGAGCCGGTGAACCTGGGACCAGCGATCAACACGGCTGCGCGTGAGACTTGTCCTCGTTTTACTGATGACGAGTTGACATTGATCTTTGAGCGCGGGGGCCGATTGGTGCAATCGCGCCGCGCGAACCTCGACACGCCTTATGACGAGCCGCAAGAGTTGATCGGAGGAGTGAACGAGCTGCCGGAAATGCGAGCTGGTTTTGGGCTCTCGGGTGATGGCTTGGTGCTGGCGGTATGTGCTCGTCAGGAGGGAAACTACGACCTTTTCTTAGCGACCCGCGCCGCAGTCACCGAGCCGTTCGGTCCGCCGCGTAAATTGCCCGCGCCTGTGAACACGCCGGACTGGGAGATTGTGGCGATGCTATCTGGCGATGGTCTCACGCTGTTTGCCTCTTCGAACCGTGGCAATCGCAAAGGGCAAGCGCAGGTGCATCAGTTCACGCGTGCCTCGCGGGAAGATGAATTTCAGGGAGGCGAAAAGCTGAACGACAATGTGAACGATGGCGGGATGACGGTCGCGGAATGGCTCAGCCCCGATAGTTTGGTGCTGGCCTCGACGCAGATGATTCAAACGCCATTTCCGACGCGATTGCATCGGCGCGAGTCGGTCGACAAGGAATTTGGACCGGCTATTTCATTTGGCGGGCCGTTCGAAAAAGTGCAGCCCTCGTCGCCGTGGATTTCACCAACCGGCGAGCGACTCTACTTTCACGCGCGTAACCTGCCTGAGAGTCGCGGCGATCTCGATCTGTGGATGTCGCGTCGGGTGTTAAAATCGAGCGAGGCGAACACGAACTCGGCGACGAACAACAGCGCTCCTTGA
- a CDS encoding glycosyltransferase family 4 protein: MTTTAAVWYQPDGYDTSGQRLVGRQAAGEQFLKAWVRHSGAALLPCCSPTKKEYEDFVSRTRAWLPPGKTAQWVPARWLEGLGKVGTLYRPDPALGDYAWQRRSYDQRAYSLCGITHTICSRAVMEFFGELVTAPLQSWDALICTSDAVKDTLDQVLQHWCEYQRERNGGGNPRCHAQLPIIPLGVDCEAFAPSAKSAQLRAGFRKSLEMKDDDVAVLYVGRLNFYAKAHPLASFQALSRAAKATKKKLYLIQVGWFENEREEKSFRAATKQFCPGVDAVFLDGRLPEVRQQAWAAADLFMSLSDNIQETFGLTPLEAMASSLPVICSDWNGYRATVRHEIDGFRIPTVMPPAGVGEDLARDHWSELLQYNSFIARTAMTTAVDVDQTTRTLLQLIENPALRKQMGASGLARARAEFDWRHIIARYEALWRELGERRQKETEIAPLKKGSPAHPLSIDPFRLFGHYSTTTLSPATRLQIGPEASETSLAALNADWMTSFGADARLPVEEWQALLTQLRAKGEATIGDLLKAYAGREIPLWRTIGYLLKIDALRVKV, encoded by the coding sequence GTGACGACGACAGCCGCCGTCTGGTATCAACCGGATGGCTATGATACCAGCGGCCAACGCCTGGTGGGTCGGCAGGCCGCGGGCGAACAGTTTCTCAAAGCGTGGGTGCGGCATTCAGGGGCGGCGCTGTTGCCGTGCTGTTCGCCGACGAAAAAAGAATACGAAGACTTCGTCAGTCGCACGCGAGCCTGGTTGCCACCGGGCAAGACCGCGCAGTGGGTTCCTGCCCGCTGGCTCGAAGGGCTCGGCAAGGTCGGCACGCTCTATCGGCCTGATCCGGCGCTCGGCGATTATGCCTGGCAGCGTCGCAGCTACGATCAGCGGGCTTACAGTTTGTGCGGCATTACGCACACCATCTGCAGTCGGGCCGTGATGGAGTTTTTTGGCGAGCTCGTCACCGCGCCGCTGCAAAGTTGGGACGCGCTCATCTGCACCAGCGATGCCGTGAAAGACACGCTCGACCAGGTGCTGCAGCATTGGTGTGAATATCAGCGCGAACGCAACGGCGGCGGTAATCCGCGCTGTCACGCGCAACTGCCGATCATTCCGCTGGGCGTTGATTGCGAAGCCTTTGCGCCGAGCGCGAAGAGTGCGCAACTGCGCGCTGGCTTTCGGAAGTCGCTCGAAATGAAGGACGACGACGTTGCGGTGCTCTACGTCGGCCGGCTGAATTTTTATGCAAAGGCGCATCCACTCGCTTCGTTTCAAGCCTTGAGTCGGGCCGCGAAAGCAACCAAGAAAAAGCTGTATTTGATTCAGGTTGGCTGGTTTGAAAACGAGCGTGAGGAAAAATCATTTCGGGCCGCGACCAAGCAATTTTGTCCCGGTGTCGATGCGGTGTTTCTCGACGGCCGACTGCCGGAGGTGCGGCAGCAGGCCTGGGCCGCAGCCGATCTCTTCATGTCGCTGTCGGACAACATTCAAGAGACCTTCGGTCTCACGCCCCTCGAAGCCATGGCGAGCAGTCTGCCGGTGATCTGTTCCGATTGGAATGGCTATCGCGCAACGGTGCGTCATGAGATCGATGGCTTTCGCATTCCCACGGTCATGCCCCCCGCGGGCGTCGGCGAGGACCTGGCCCGCGATCACTGGTCCGAATTGCTGCAGTACAACTCGTTCATTGCCCGTACCGCGATGACGACGGCCGTCGATGTCGATCAAACGACGCGCACGCTGTTGCAACTGATCGAGAATCCCGCCCTCCGCAAGCAGATGGGCGCGTCGGGCCTGGCTCGCGCCCGCGCCGAGTTCGACTGGCGACACATCATCGCGCGCTACGAAGCTCTGTGGCGCGAACTGGGCGAACGGCGACAAAAGGAAACCGAAATCGCGCCGCTGAAAAAGGGCTCGCCGGCTCATCCGCTGTCGATCGATCCCTTTCGTCTCTTTGGCCATTACTCGACGACCACGCTGTCACCGGCAACGCGTTTGCAAATCGGCCCCGAAGCCAGCGAAACGTCGCTCGCCGCCCTCAACGCCGACTGGATGACCTCTTTCGGCGCCGATGCCCGCCTGCCAGTCGAAGAATGGCAGGCGTTACTCACTCAACTTCGCGCGAAGGGCGAAGCCACCATCGGCGACTTGCTGAAGGCTTACGCCGGCCGCGAGATCCCGCTGTGGCGGACGATTGGCTATCTGCTGAAGATCGATGCCTTGCGGGTGAAGGTGTAA
- a CDS encoding ASCH domain-containing protein, which produces MSRRASPPSITRALSVRQPYIELILAGRKTIEYRSRATRVRERVYLYASQIPGPACAFTDAELSREELPIGLILGSVEITNCVRGEEFYEWQLARPERLTKPLKPTRRPQPMFFFPFAVPDDSPERRRTNP; this is translated from the coding sequence GTGTCACGTCGCGCTTCACCACCATCGATCACGCGCGCCCTCAGCGTTCGGCAGCCGTACATCGAGCTGATCCTCGCCGGCCGCAAGACGATAGAATACCGCAGCCGAGCCACCCGCGTGCGCGAGCGCGTCTATCTTTACGCGAGTCAAATCCCGGGACCCGCGTGCGCATTTACCGATGCCGAATTGAGCCGGGAAGAACTGCCGATCGGCTTGATCCTCGGCAGCGTCGAAATCACCAATTGCGTGCGCGGCGAAGAATTCTACGAATGGCAACTCGCTCGGCCCGAGCGCCTGACGAAACCGCTCAAACCAACGCGCCGGCCGCAGCCGATGTTTTTCTTTCCCTTCGCCGTGCCGGACGATTCCCCAGAGCGACGTAGAACGAACCCCTAG